The following proteins are encoded in a genomic region of Sparus aurata chromosome 23, fSpaAur1.1, whole genome shotgun sequence:
- the asphd1 gene encoding aspartate beta-hydroxylase domain-containing protein 2 isoform X1, whose amino-acid sequence MHWSMNTLPMPLYVELGVHSLSGLLWTVVLLFLWHCYRMGSDLPIPGHTHAGKLKSGSRRSMMSRGGSCAGTKCSARSKLSRSDQITPFISMESEEDEDQGQGYLTPVLSHALFPAQASAEAKKLYAALQEYAKRYSWVGMGRIHKGLREQVRLNDHSAIQKPHLFFLPDVPSVPFFPRDAHRHDIEVLEANYAVILAEFKTVYQRGIDPKSGWTCLGPKGQAVFSLYNAGVCVAGNCRSCPCTYRTLLSLRTFISSNSLGSAGFWLLGPGATLGSSYGPTNTRLRCHLGLQTPPSCELVVGGEPQCWSEGHCLLVDDSFLHTVSHKGPPDAGPRVILSVDLWHPNVAAAERQALDFMFSPDL is encoded by the exons ATGCACTGGTCAATGAACACACTACCCATGCCTCTATATGTTGAGCTGGGTGTTCATTCACTGAGTGGCCTTCTATGGACTGTAGTGCTACTTTTTCTGTGGCACTGTTATCGGATGGGCTCTGACCTGCCAATCCCAGGCCACACACATGCTGGGAAGCTCAAGTCAGGCTCAAGGCGGTCCATGATGTCCCGTGGCGGTAGCTGTGCTGGAACCAAGTGTAGTGCCCGATCCAAGCTCTCAAGGAGTGATCAAATTACCCCCTTTATTTCCATGGAATCAGAAGAGGACGAAGATCAGGGACAGGGCTACCTTACCCCAGTGCTGAGTCATGCCTTGTTCCCAGCCCAGGCATCTGCAGAAGCAAAGAAACTGTACGCAGCACTGCAAGAGTATGCCAAGCGCTACAGTTGGGTGGGCATGGGCCGCATTCATAAAGGCCTCCGTGAGCAG GTCAGACTGAATGATCACTCTGCTATTCAGAAGCCTCATCTCTTCTTCCTGCCAGATGTCCCAAGTGTTCCTTTCTTCCCCCGTGATGCTCATCGACATGACATTGAGGTCTTGGAAGCCAACTACGCTGTAATCTTGGCTGAATTCAAAACTGTTTACCAGCGGGGCATCGACCCAAAATCAGGCTGGACCTGCCTCGGACCAAAG GGCCAGGCAGTGTTTTCTTTGTACAATGCAGGTGTCTGCGTGGCAGGAAACTGCCGCTCCTGTCCCTGTACCTACCGGACACTTCTCTCTCTTCGTACATTTATAAGCAGCAACTCATTGGGATCTGCTGGATTTTGGCTGTTGGGACCTGGAGCCACGCTGGGGAGCTCATATGGACCCACCAATACACGCCTACGTTGTCATCTTG GTCTGCAGACTCCACCCTCCTGTGAGCTGGTGGTGGGAGGGGAGCCTCAGTGCTGGTCAGAGGGACACTGCCTCCTTGTTGATGACTCATTCCTTCACACTGTCTCCCATAAGG GGCCTCCAGATGCTGGACCTCGAGTCATTTTGAGTGTGGACCTCTGgcatccaaatgtagctgcagcagAAAGACAAGCTTTGGACTTCATGTTCAGCCCCGACCTCTAA
- the asphd1 gene encoding aspartate beta-hydroxylase domain-containing protein 2 isoform X2, which produces MHWSMNTLPMPLYVELGVHSLSGLLWTVVLLFLWHCYRMGSDLPIPGHTHAGKLKSGSRRSMMSRGGSCAGTKCSARSKLSRSDQITPFISMESEEDEDQGQGYLTPVLSHALFPAQASAEAKKLYAALQEYAKRYSWVGMGRIHKGLREQVRLNDHSAIQKPHLFFLPDVPSVPFFPRDAHRHDIEVLEANYAVILAEFKTVYQRGIDPKSGWTCLGPKGQAVFSLYNAGVCVAGNCRSCPCTYRTLLSLRTFISSNSLGSAGFWLLGPGATLGSSYGPTNTRLRCHLGPPDAGPRVILSVDLWHPNVAAAERQALDFMFSPDL; this is translated from the exons ATGCACTGGTCAATGAACACACTACCCATGCCTCTATATGTTGAGCTGGGTGTTCATTCACTGAGTGGCCTTCTATGGACTGTAGTGCTACTTTTTCTGTGGCACTGTTATCGGATGGGCTCTGACCTGCCAATCCCAGGCCACACACATGCTGGGAAGCTCAAGTCAGGCTCAAGGCGGTCCATGATGTCCCGTGGCGGTAGCTGTGCTGGAACCAAGTGTAGTGCCCGATCCAAGCTCTCAAGGAGTGATCAAATTACCCCCTTTATTTCCATGGAATCAGAAGAGGACGAAGATCAGGGACAGGGCTACCTTACCCCAGTGCTGAGTCATGCCTTGTTCCCAGCCCAGGCATCTGCAGAAGCAAAGAAACTGTACGCAGCACTGCAAGAGTATGCCAAGCGCTACAGTTGGGTGGGCATGGGCCGCATTCATAAAGGCCTCCGTGAGCAG GTCAGACTGAATGATCACTCTGCTATTCAGAAGCCTCATCTCTTCTTCCTGCCAGATGTCCCAAGTGTTCCTTTCTTCCCCCGTGATGCTCATCGACATGACATTGAGGTCTTGGAAGCCAACTACGCTGTAATCTTGGCTGAATTCAAAACTGTTTACCAGCGGGGCATCGACCCAAAATCAGGCTGGACCTGCCTCGGACCAAAG GGCCAGGCAGTGTTTTCTTTGTACAATGCAGGTGTCTGCGTGGCAGGAAACTGCCGCTCCTGTCCCTGTACCTACCGGACACTTCTCTCTCTTCGTACATTTATAAGCAGCAACTCATTGGGATCTGCTGGATTTTGGCTGTTGGGACCTGGAGCCACGCTGGGGAGCTCATATGGACCCACCAATACACGCCTACGTTGTCATCTTG GGCCTCCAGATGCTGGACCTCGAGTCATTTTGAGTGTGGACCTCTGgcatccaaatgtagctgcagcagAAAGACAAGCTTTGGACTTCATGTTCAGCCCCGACCTCTAA